In the genome of Amia ocellicauda isolate fAmiCal2 chromosome 3, fAmiCal2.hap1, whole genome shotgun sequence, one region contains:
- the LOC136747082 gene encoding olfactory receptor 51G2-like codes for MENSSQITYFTLSAYAEMGGAKYLYFMIVLLLFIVIIFLNVVLITVICVERSLHEPMYYFLCSLATNGVYGSIGLFPAVLVNVLSDTHEISRVSCFVQIFILHTYGCGEFTNLAVMAYDRYVSICHPLNYHKMMSTVRVYGLIALTWVFSVGHFFVTITLTVRMQLCRQIMEKIYCVNYSIVKLACEDISALNTYGLISMIYTTFPQLFLIVYSYAKILRVCLKASKESQTKALNTCTSHIITLVNFSFGVFFELIQNRCDMSSVPHAVQIMLSVYFIIFPPLLNPIIYGFNC; via the exons aTGGAAAACTCCTCtcaaattacttattttacatTGTCTGCTTATGCTGAAATGGGAGGGgccaaatatttatattttatgattgtacTTCTTTTGTTCATTGTTATAATTTTCTTAAATGTAGTTCTCATCACAGTGATCTGTGTAGAAAGGAGTCTGCATGAGCCCATGTATTATTTCTTGTGTAGTTTAGCAACAAATGGAGTGTATGGGAGTATAGGATTATTCCCTGCTGTGTTAGTTAATGTTTTATCTGACACTCATGAGATTTCTCGGGTCAGTTGTTTTGTGCAAATTTTCATACTGCACACGTATGGCTGTGGTGAATTTACTAATTTAGCTGTGATGGCTTACGATAGATATGTGTCAATCTGCCATCCACTAAATTACCATAAAATGATGTCCACTGTGAGAGTGTATGGACTTATTGCCTTGACTTGGGTGTTTTCTGTTGGTCATTTCTTTGTGACTATCACTTTAACTGTTAGAATGCAGCTGTGTAGACAAATCATGGAAAAGATATACTGTGTAAACTATTCAATTGTCAAATTAGCTTGTGAAGATATATCTGCATTGAACACTTATGGCTTAATAAGTATGATTTATACCACATTTCCACAACTTTTCCTTATAGTTTATTCCTATGCAAAAATCCTCAGGGTTTGTCTAAAAGCTTCCAAAGAATCCCAGACAAAAGCTCTGAACACCTGCACATCCCACATAATTACACTGGTGAATTTTTCATTTGGTGTGTTTTTTGAACTTATACAAAACAGATGTGATATGAGCTCTGTCCCCCATGCTGTACAAATTATGCTCTCTGTGTATTTTATCATATTTCCCCCTCTTTTAAATCCCATTATTTATGGA TTTAACTGCTAG